From Gemmatimonadota bacterium, one genomic window encodes:
- a CDS encoding SDR family NAD(P)-dependent oxidoreductase, which produces MAKRMGAIFGTLLRRHSQHHGTNNVKHAVITGAAHGIGKALAHRFAQAGYTITGVDIDAASAARVERELAARFVIADLRSEADIARALPKLIQGKPIDLLIHNAGINAVGRFSDISIEAQEHVIAVNLYAPMRLTAALLKADLIAKGASIVFISSLSHYTSYPGAATYVATKSGLASYARSLSLALAPQNIHVMTVFPGPTRTAHARHHSPHNTREEKRMPPETLAHHIFRGIKKKKHLIIPGATNRMLALLGKWCPPMMEYAMRKVILEKL; this is translated from the coding sequence GCATGGGCGCGATTTTTGGGACGCTATTGCGAAGGCATAGTCAACACCATGGTACGAACAACGTGAAACACGCGGTCATCACAGGCGCGGCGCATGGAATCGGCAAAGCACTTGCCCATCGCTTCGCACAGGCGGGATATACCATAACGGGCGTGGATATAGATGCCGCGAGCGCAGCGAGAGTCGAACGAGAATTAGCTGCGCGATTTGTCATCGCAGACCTGCGCTCAGAAGCGGACATCGCCCGTGCTCTCCCCAAACTAATCCAGGGAAAACCAATTGATTTATTGATACACAACGCGGGCATCAACGCCGTCGGACGATTCTCCGACATAAGCATAGAAGCTCAAGAACACGTAATCGCCGTAAACCTCTACGCACCGATGCGACTCACAGCGGCATTACTAAAAGCCGACCTGATAGCAAAAGGCGCGTCCATAGTCTTCATCTCCTCCCTCTCCCACTACACGAGCTATCCGGGTGCTGCAACTTATGTAGCGACCAAAAGTGGATTGGCCTCCTATGCACGAAGTTTATCCCTCGCTCTCGCGCCGCAGAATATTCACGTCATGACAGTTTTCCCCGGCCCAACGCGCACAGCCCATGCGCGGCATCACAGCCCGCACAACACACGCGAAGAAAAACGCATGCCACCCGAAACATTGGCGCACCACATCTTTCGAGGCATAAAAAAGAAAAAGCACCTGATCATACCAGGCGCTACCAATCGAATGCTCGCCCTCCTGGGCAAATGGTGCCCGCCC